In Athalia rosae chromosome 6, iyAthRosa1.1, whole genome shotgun sequence, one DNA window encodes the following:
- the LOC105691789 gene encoding uncharacterized protein LOC105691789, protein MSPLVRDPKNQDNQTVKSFSKTDPEFLQKILRQWENDSSLEVTSVDEIPACAVGVNYMSVVNRINVTGKRYNGSPYQISLISKNLFEDKCHQEVFHSLELFSNETKAYEAFSSLFSKEQKLFPKCLYADGELIVLEDLKSLGFVMADKLKGLDFDHTKLVLETLAKFHAASFVLEYTEPEKYADIRRNIKEVVFPPGYEHNGMKSMMNNIGRTSSFFLQVGATPEDNHAKEIAYLSEIGDKVYDTLKELLRPKKYAAMCAGDCWISNLLFKYEDFESEQSKVQRVSEVRLIDFQGSRFSSVATDILYFLHTTVDHALIKERYDEIIQIYHATLIKNLSTRVPSKVIKDLSIDWLKNELKTYEQYGFFMSLWLAPVTTLEQKLMLDPSTVASIASANGYITPDYLKDRISPALLSRVHDICKYFLK, encoded by the exons ATGAGTCCCTTGGTGCGAGATCCCAAGAATCAAGACAACCAGacggtgaaaagtttttcaaaaacag ATCCGGAATTcttgcaaaaaattttacgacaaTGGGAAAACGATTCCAGTCTGGAAGTTACCTCGGTCGATGAAATACCCGCTTGTGCAGTTGGTGTGAATTACATGTCGGTTGTTAACAGGATAAACGTAACTGGAAAAAGATACAACGGTTCAC cgTACCAAATCAGCCTGATATCGAAAAATCTGTTCGAAGACAAATGTCACCAAGAGGTGTTCCATTCGttggaattattttcgaacgagACCAAGGCCTACGAAGCATTTTCATCGTTGTTCAGtaaggaacaaaaattatttccaaaatgTCTGTACGCCGACGGCGAGCTCATAGTTCTCGAGGATCTGAAATCCTTAGGATTCGTCATGGCCGACAAATTGAAGGGTCTGGATTTCGATCACACGAAACTGGTGTTGGAG ACGCTGGCGAAGTTTCACGCGGCGTCATTCGTGCTGGAGTATACGGAGCCCGAAAAATACGCGGATATTCGTAGGAATATAAAGGAGGTAGTGTTTCCGCCGGGCTACGAGCACAACGGCATGAAATCGATGATGAACAATATCGGAAGAACGAGctcgttttttctccaagTCGGAGCAACGCCGGAGGACAATCACGCCAAAGAAATCGCTTATCTTTCGGAAATCGGCGACAAGGTCTACGACACGTTGAAG GAATTGCTGAGGCCCAAAAAATACGCGGCGATGTGCGCCGGCGACTGTTGGATATCGAATCTGTTGTTCAAATACGAAGATTTCGAGAGCGAGCAGAGTAAAGTTCAGCGGGTGTCGGAGGTCCGTTTGATCGATTTTCAGGGGTCGAGATTCTCCTCCGTTGCTACCGACATTCTCTACTTTCTTCACACTACCGTTGATCACGCGTTGATAAAAGAGCGTTAcgacgaaattattcaaatttatcacgcgacgttgattaaaaatttgtcgacCAGAGTCCCCTCAAAGGTCATCAAAGACCTGTCGATCGattggttgaaaaatgaactcAAGACCTACGAACAATACGGATTTTTCATGAGCCTCTGGCTCGCGCCCGTTACTActttggaacaaaaattaatgcTCGACCCTTCGACCGTCGCCTCGATAGCCTCCGCGAACGGTTACATCACCCCCGATTATCTCAAGGACAGAATATCGCCCGCACTTTTGTCGAGGGTTCACGAtatttgcaaatattttttaaaatag